In Eubalaena glacialis isolate mEubGla1 chromosome 3, mEubGla1.1.hap2.+ XY, whole genome shotgun sequence, the following are encoded in one genomic region:
- the LOC133087332 gene encoding taurochenodeoxycholic 6 alpha-hydroxylase-like isoform X2: MQAAEAGGQAVTRLSLEQVAGRGGGRGPQQELSEEEEPDRCEFQEETELRPLLKRVEKYPSACARWLWGTKALVLVYDPDYMKVVLGRSDPKSHDSYRLLIPWIGNGLLLLEQQTWFQHRRMLTPAFHYDILKPYVGLMADSVRVMLDKWEELVSPDSHLEVLGHVSLMTLETIMKCAFSHQGSIQTDRNIQFYIQAIRDLSNLTFSRIRNAFHQNDFIYRLTPEGRWSHRACQLAHQHTDAVIKLRKAHLQKEGELEKVRSKRHLDFLDILLFARMENGSSLSDVDLRAEVDTFMFEGHDTTASGISWTLYALASHPEHQQRCREEIQSLLGDGASITWDHLDKMPYTTMCIKEALRLYPPVPVISRELSKPITFPDGRSLPAGIPLSLSFYGLHHNPKVWPNPEVFDPSRFAPGSARHSHAFLPFSGGSRNCIGKQFAMNEMKVAVALTLLRFELAPDPSRVPVPIPRVVLKSKNGIHLQLRKLL; the protein is encoded by the exons TTCCAAGAGGAGACCGAGCTGCGACCCCTACTGAAAAGGGTAGAGAAATACCCAAGTGCCTGTGCTCGCTGGCTGTGGGGGACGAAAGCCCTAGTGTTGGTCTATGACCCTGACTACATGAAGGTGGTCCTGGGGAGATCAG ACCCAAAGTCTCATGATTCCTACAGATTGCTGATTCCCTGGATTG GGAATGGTTTGCTTTTGTTGGAGCAGCAGACGTGGTTCCAGCACCGGCGGATGCTGACCCCAGCCTTCCACTATGACATCCTGAAGCCCTACGTGGGTCTCATGGCCGACTCTGTCCGAGTGATGCTG GACAAGTGGGAGGAGCTCGTCAGCCCGGACTCACATCTGGAGGTCCTTGGACACGTCTCCTTGATGACCCTGGAAACCATCATGAAGTGCGCCTTCAGCCACCAGGGCAGCATCCAGACAGACAG GAACATCCAGTTCTACATCCAGGCCATCAGGGACCTCAGCAATCTGACTTTTTCCCGAATAAGAAATGCTTTCCACCAGAATGACTTCATCTACAGGCTGACCCCTGAAGGCCGCTGGAGCCACCGGGCCTGCCAGCTCGCCCATCAACACACAG ATGCAGTGATCAAGCTGAGGAAGGCTCACCTGCAGAAGGAGGGAGAGCTGGAGAAGGTGAGGAGCAAGAGGCACTTGGATTTCCTGGACATCCTCCTCTTTGCCAGA ATGGAGAATGGGAGCAGCTTGTCTGACGTGGACCTCCGTGCCGAAGTGGACACGTTCATGTTCGAGGGTCATGACACCACAGCCAGTGGCATCTCCTGGACCCTCTATGCTCTGGCCTCCCACCCTGAGCATCAGCAGAGGTGCCGGGAAGAGATCCAGAGCCTCCTGGGGGATGGCGCCTCCATCACCTG GGACCACCTGGACAAGATGCCCTACACCACCATGTGCATCAAGGAGGCACTGCGACTCTATCCACCAGTGCCAGTCATTAGCAGAGAGCTGAGCAAGCCCATCACCTTCCCTGATGGACGCTCCTTACCTGCAG gtatcccactctccctctccttttatGGGCTTCACCACAACCCGAAGGTGTGGCCGAACCCAGAG GTGTTTGACCCATCCCGGTTTGCACCAGGTTCTGCTCGACACAGCCATGCTTTCCTGCCCTTCTCAGGAGGATCCAG GAACTGCATCGGGAAGCAGTTTGCCATGAATGAGATGAAGGTGGCCGTGGCCCTGACCTTGCTTCGCTTTGAGCTGGCACCCGATCCCTCCAGGGTCCCTGTTCCCATTCCAAGAGTTGTGCTGAAGTCCAAGAATGGGATCCACTTGCAGCTCAGGAAGCTCCTATAA
- the LOC133087332 gene encoding cytochrome P450 4A11-like isoform X3 gives MLTPAFHYDILKPYVGLMADSVRVMLDKWEELVSPDSHLEVLGHVSLMTLETIMKCAFSHQGSIQTDRNIQFYIQAIRDLSNLTFSRIRNAFHQNDFIYRLTPEGRWSHRACQLAHQHTDAVIKLRKAHLQKEGELEKVRSKRHLDFLDILLFARMENGSSLSDVDLRAEVDTFMFEGHDTTASGISWTLYALASHPEHQQRCREEIQSLLGDGASITWDHLDKMPYTTMCIKEALRLYPPVPVISRELSKPITFPDGRSLPAGIPLSLSFYGLHHNPKVWPNPEVFDPSRFAPGSARHSHAFLPFSGGSRNCIGKQFAMNEMKVAVALTLLRFELAPDPSRVPVPIPRVVLKSKNGIHLQLRKLL, from the exons ATGCTGACCCCAGCCTTCCACTATGACATCCTGAAGCCCTACGTGGGTCTCATGGCCGACTCTGTCCGAGTGATGCTG GACAAGTGGGAGGAGCTCGTCAGCCCGGACTCACATCTGGAGGTCCTTGGACACGTCTCCTTGATGACCCTGGAAACCATCATGAAGTGCGCCTTCAGCCACCAGGGCAGCATCCAGACAGACAG GAACATCCAGTTCTACATCCAGGCCATCAGGGACCTCAGCAATCTGACTTTTTCCCGAATAAGAAATGCTTTCCACCAGAATGACTTCATCTACAGGCTGACCCCTGAAGGCCGCTGGAGCCACCGGGCCTGCCAGCTCGCCCATCAACACACAG ATGCAGTGATCAAGCTGAGGAAGGCTCACCTGCAGAAGGAGGGAGAGCTGGAGAAGGTGAGGAGCAAGAGGCACTTGGATTTCCTGGACATCCTCCTCTTTGCCAGA ATGGAGAATGGGAGCAGCTTGTCTGACGTGGACCTCCGTGCCGAAGTGGACACGTTCATGTTCGAGGGTCATGACACCACAGCCAGTGGCATCTCCTGGACCCTCTATGCTCTGGCCTCCCACCCTGAGCATCAGCAGAGGTGCCGGGAAGAGATCCAGAGCCTCCTGGGGGATGGCGCCTCCATCACCTG GGACCACCTGGACAAGATGCCCTACACCACCATGTGCATCAAGGAGGCACTGCGACTCTATCCACCAGTGCCAGTCATTAGCAGAGAGCTGAGCAAGCCCATCACCTTCCCTGATGGACGCTCCTTACCTGCAG gtatcccactctccctctccttttatGGGCTTCACCACAACCCGAAGGTGTGGCCGAACCCAGAG GTGTTTGACCCATCCCGGTTTGCACCAGGTTCTGCTCGACACAGCCATGCTTTCCTGCCCTTCTCAGGAGGATCCAG GAACTGCATCGGGAAGCAGTTTGCCATGAATGAGATGAAGGTGGCCGTGGCCCTGACCTTGCTTCGCTTTGAGCTGGCACCCGATCCCTCCAGGGTCCCTGTTCCCATTCCAAGAGTTGTGCTGAAGTCCAAGAATGGGATCCACTTGCAGCTCAGGAAGCTCCTATAA
- the LOC133087332 gene encoding taurochenodeoxycholic 6 alpha-hydroxylase-like isoform X1, whose protein sequence is MSVSVLSPTRALGGVSGLLQVVSLLGLVLLLLKAAQLYLHRQWLLKALQQFPSPPSHWLYGHMQEFQEETELRPLLKRVEKYPSACARWLWGTKALVLVYDPDYMKVVLGRSDPKSHDSYRLLIPWIGNGLLLLEQQTWFQHRRMLTPAFHYDILKPYVGLMADSVRVMLDKWEELVSPDSHLEVLGHVSLMTLETIMKCAFSHQGSIQTDRNIQFYIQAIRDLSNLTFSRIRNAFHQNDFIYRLTPEGRWSHRACQLAHQHTDAVIKLRKAHLQKEGELEKVRSKRHLDFLDILLFARMENGSSLSDVDLRAEVDTFMFEGHDTTASGISWTLYALASHPEHQQRCREEIQSLLGDGASITWDHLDKMPYTTMCIKEALRLYPPVPVISRELSKPITFPDGRSLPAGIPLSLSFYGLHHNPKVWPNPEVFDPSRFAPGSARHSHAFLPFSGGSRNCIGKQFAMNEMKVAVALTLLRFELAPDPSRVPVPIPRVVLKSKNGIHLQLRKLL, encoded by the exons ATGAGCGTCTCTGTGCTGAGCCCCACCAGAGCCCTGGGCGGTGTCTCTGGGCTCCTGCAGGTGGTCTCCCTGCTCGGCCTGGTTCTGCTTCTGCTCAAGGCAGCACAGCTCTACCTGCACAGACAGTGGCTGCTCAAAGCCCTCCAGCAGTTCCCGTCTCCTCCTTCCCACTGGCTCTATGGGCACATGCAGGAG TTCCAAGAGGAGACCGAGCTGCGACCCCTACTGAAAAGGGTAGAGAAATACCCAAGTGCCTGTGCTCGCTGGCTGTGGGGGACGAAAGCCCTAGTGTTGGTCTATGACCCTGACTACATGAAGGTGGTCCTGGGGAGATCAG ACCCAAAGTCTCATGATTCCTACAGATTGCTGATTCCCTGGATTG GGAATGGTTTGCTTTTGTTGGAGCAGCAGACGTGGTTCCAGCACCGGCGGATGCTGACCCCAGCCTTCCACTATGACATCCTGAAGCCCTACGTGGGTCTCATGGCCGACTCTGTCCGAGTGATGCTG GACAAGTGGGAGGAGCTCGTCAGCCCGGACTCACATCTGGAGGTCCTTGGACACGTCTCCTTGATGACCCTGGAAACCATCATGAAGTGCGCCTTCAGCCACCAGGGCAGCATCCAGACAGACAG GAACATCCAGTTCTACATCCAGGCCATCAGGGACCTCAGCAATCTGACTTTTTCCCGAATAAGAAATGCTTTCCACCAGAATGACTTCATCTACAGGCTGACCCCTGAAGGCCGCTGGAGCCACCGGGCCTGCCAGCTCGCCCATCAACACACAG ATGCAGTGATCAAGCTGAGGAAGGCTCACCTGCAGAAGGAGGGAGAGCTGGAGAAGGTGAGGAGCAAGAGGCACTTGGATTTCCTGGACATCCTCCTCTTTGCCAGA ATGGAGAATGGGAGCAGCTTGTCTGACGTGGACCTCCGTGCCGAAGTGGACACGTTCATGTTCGAGGGTCATGACACCACAGCCAGTGGCATCTCCTGGACCCTCTATGCTCTGGCCTCCCACCCTGAGCATCAGCAGAGGTGCCGGGAAGAGATCCAGAGCCTCCTGGGGGATGGCGCCTCCATCACCTG GGACCACCTGGACAAGATGCCCTACACCACCATGTGCATCAAGGAGGCACTGCGACTCTATCCACCAGTGCCAGTCATTAGCAGAGAGCTGAGCAAGCCCATCACCTTCCCTGATGGACGCTCCTTACCTGCAG gtatcccactctccctctccttttatGGGCTTCACCACAACCCGAAGGTGTGGCCGAACCCAGAG GTGTTTGACCCATCCCGGTTTGCACCAGGTTCTGCTCGACACAGCCATGCTTTCCTGCCCTTCTCAGGAGGATCCAG GAACTGCATCGGGAAGCAGTTTGCCATGAATGAGATGAAGGTGGCCGTGGCCCTGACCTTGCTTCGCTTTGAGCTGGCACCCGATCCCTCCAGGGTCCCTGTTCCCATTCCAAGAGTTGTGCTGAAGTCCAAGAATGGGATCCACTTGCAGCTCAGGAAGCTCCTATAA